The Mus pahari chromosome 5, PAHARI_EIJ_v1.1, whole genome shotgun sequence genomic sequence TCAGCTTCCCCGGGGCACTGCAATGATTCAATGAAACCTGCTTTGCCTGAGTATACTTATCTCATGGGGCTCCtttcaggaggcaggagtggttttttgagtgggtggggtggggagggggtgtcagtcacctttaacctcagcacctGGAGCGATCAGGCAGCCTGGTCTAGTTAGAGCGGCTCTGACCAGCCGCAGCTACACGAGGTCCTGTCTTAAGGAGGGAAGACCTGTAGAGATCCTTCTCCTCCAGCTCATTCATCTCTCAGCAGCCTTCAACCCCTTCTACTCCACGGTCTGCAGATCTGCTCCAGAATCTTTGAtagtataaagaagaaaatgttgggTGTTTGGACATTCAAGTGAAGACTAAACCTATCTAAGAGTGATCACAGGGAGTGTCGANGGGAGAAGCTAGAGACATTTGAGCCTCCTCCCTAAGGTGGGTCAAAGCTCCGTCCTTGGGAGTGAGTACACATATATAGCTCCTAAGACCGGAACTGCCTTTGTACCGAGCAACCAGCTGTCTGGAGTCACTGTGTTCTAAAGCAAGTAGGAGTCTACAGGAGACAGGAATGAGTGACCCACGCAGGAAGGGATGGTGGAATGTGCCTGACTACTTCCACAGCCCACTGGTGTTTGACATGGAAGAGGACCAGGAAGACTACATATTTGGTAGGTGGCTGTCATCTTCATCTTAATTTCCTTCTGTCACCCTAGGCTTCAACCTTCAAGGCCACCTGCTTACCCACCCNNNNNNNNNNNNNNNNNNNNNNNNNNNNNNNNNNNNNNNNNNNNNNNNNNNNNNNNNNNNNNNNNNNNNNNNNNNNNNNNNNNNNNNNNNNNNNNNNNNNNNNNNNNNNNNNNNNNNNNNNNNNNNNNNNNNNNNNNNNNNNNNNNNNNNNNNNNNNNNNNNNNNNNNNNNNNNNNNNNNNNNNNNNNNNNNNNNNNNNNNNNNNNNNNNNNNNNNNNNNNNNNNNNNNNNNNNNNNNNNNNNNNNNNNNNNNNNNNNNNNNNNNNNNNNNNNNNNNNNNNNNNNNNNNNNNNNNNNNNNNNNNNNNNNNNNNNNNNNNNNNNNNNNNNNNNNNNNNNNNNNNNNNNNNNNNNNNNNNNNNNNNNNNNNNTAGCTGTAAAGCACCACAGCTCCTGAAGGGTCTCTCAGTTATCTGGGAAACCAGATGTTACACAGAGCGCAGTATAGACGGGGAAAGCATAAAGTAATGTGGGTTCATGGGATGATGTCAATGCGGTGTGGGAAGGCATGGATGGCTTATATGGGGGGGGTCTGGCTGGAATGATTTCCCCGCCCTCCAATGTCCTCCTGAAAGTCCTGTGCCTCTTGCATTCCCTTCCCAGGCAAGATGATGCTGCTGCAGATCCGGGACCATCCTCTGACCGAGCACGACCTGGAGCTTCATGCAGAATCAGGGAGCAGTCTTTGGATTGCCATAATGAATGATACAACTTCTGTGGAGGAAGTTCCTCATTTCTTGAGGTTTCCTTTGACAGTTGCttggttgttttggggttttgctAGAATTATTCGTATTCATAACTTCACAGATCTTCATTGGTAACTGCTTTGGGAAAGCAGCGGTGGTGTTcgtggtgggtgggttggggacagGTTTATCATCGgcctttaaaaactaataaaagataGTCAAAGAACTTTGACTTGTGGACCATATTGGCAATCTGTAGCATTGTAAGGTGTAAGATTATACACTTCCAGGTGTAAGATTCTGGCAAAGGTATCTAATGAAACACATTGCTGTTAGAAGCAATGCCTTTGATGTTGGTCTCCGTTCTCTGTCTACACTAATCCAAAGAGCAGTGGAATTTCTGGGCAAGGCAGATTCCAACATCTGGGAAGGCTACAATTTCTCCTAAGAGTTACAATCTGGGATGTGGGAGTGGAAACAAGTTGTAAATTGCTTCTCTCACATCAAAGCACTTTAGGCCATGTTAGACCAGGGGTGTCTGATTAAAGCAAATTGTATTTAAATAGCAGGAGGGCCTGGCTAGACTACTGCCAGGGTGAACTGCcatctttagtttttaaatcaAACCAGTTCATGGGTAGTTTCACTTTCCACATGATTTCAACTAACTCAAATTTAACAGGTGTTCATTCATGCCCTTTACATAGCAAATTGTCTTCTTGGAGTTCTTGCTGATAATTGTAGTTTCCTGAAGATTAATCTGTTACTATTTGTTCTAATAAAGATACAGGTGGGCACATGATTCTGAGCCTTGGTTTTGCACTCTAGACTCTGATCTCTTAGATTATTTATAGTACTAAGAATAAGTGTTTGTGGCAGGGCCTGGTGCTCTATGACTCTAATTCCAGGACTGTGAAAGCAAGGAGAAGGGGAGCTTTGTGAGTTTGACAGTTCTGAGCTATATAATGAGATGTAGGCCAGCAAGGGACCACATGACACCCAAgcaaaggaaaagtaattttttcaaataatgaGCTAAAATACATTTTAGCACCGTCTCCTATTGTCTGCAGTGACAGTCTCTTTAGATGCTTCATTACTTCCTCTGGAATAAGAAGGTCTCTCGGACCCTGACTCTGTGTCGTTGCAGGTATTAATCTCCAAGAAACTTTGATCATTTGATTCTGACAgcagtgtgtgttttaaatagtcAGGGTCATTGTTAGGCTCCCACGTAAGATGTNNNNNNNNNNNNNNNNNNNNNNNNNNNNNNNNNNNNNNNNNNNNNNNNNNNNNNNNNNNNNNNNNNNNNNNNNNNNNNNNNNNNNNNNNNNNNNNNNNNNNNNNNNNNNNNNNNNNNNNNNNNNNNNNNNNNNNNNNNNNNNNNNNNNNNNNNNNNNNNNNNNNNNNNNNNNNNNNNNNNNNNNNNNNNNNNNNNNNNNNNNNNNNNNNNNNNNNNNNNNNNNNNNNNNNNNNNNNNNNNNNNNNNNNNNNNNNNNNNNNNNNNNNNNNNNNNNNNNNNNNNNNNNNNNNNNNNNNNNNNNNNNNNNNNNNNNNNNNNNNNNNNNNNNNNNNNNNNNNNNNNNNNNNNNNNNNNNNNNNNNNNNNNNNNNNNNNNNNNNNNNNNNNNNNNNNNNNNNNNNNNNNNNNNNNNNNNNNNNNNNNNNNNNNNNNNNNNNNNNNNNNNNNNNNNNNNNNNNNNNNNNNNNNNNNNNNNNNNNNNNNNNNNNNNNNNNNNNNNNNNNNNNNNNNNNNNNNNNNNNNNNNNNNNNNNNNNNNNNNNNNNNNNNNNNNNNNNNNNNNNNNNNNNNNNNNNNNNNNNNNNNNNNNNNNNNNNNNNNNNNNNNNNNNNNNNNNNNNNNNNNNNNNNNNNNNNNNNNNNNNNNNNNNNNNNNNNNNNNNNNNNNNNNNNNNNNNNNNNNNNNNNNNNNNNNNNNNNNNNNNNNNNNNNNNNNNNNNNNNNNNNNNNNNNNNNNNNNNNNNNNNNNNNNNNNNNNNNNNNNNNNNNNNNNNNNNNNNNNNNNNNNNNNNNNNNNNNNNNNNNNNNNNNNNNNNNNNNNNNNNNNNNNNNNNNNNNNNNNNNNNNNNNNNNNNNNNNNNNNNNNNNNNNNNNNNNNNNNNNNNNNNNNNNNNNNNNNNNNNNNNNNNNNNNNNNNNNNNNNNNNNNNNNNNNNNNNNNNNNNNNNNNNNNNNNNNNNNNNNNNNNNNNNNNNNNNNNNNNNNNNNNNNNNNNNNNNNNNNNNNNNNNNNNNNNNNNNNNNNNNNNNNNNNNNNNNNNNNNNNNNNNNNNNNNNNNNNNNNNNNNNNNNNNNNNNNNNNNNNNNNNNNNNNNNNNNNNNNNNNNNNNNNNNNNNNNNNNNNNNNNNNNNNNNNNNNNNNNNNNNNNNNNNNNNNNNNNNNNNNNNNNNNNNNNNNNNNNNNNNNNNNNNNNNNNNNNNNNNNNNNNNNNNNNNNNNNNNNNNNNNNNNNNNNNNNNNNNNNNNNNNNNNNNNNNNNNNNNNNNNNNNNNNNNNNNNNNNNNNNNNNNNNNNNNNNNNNNNNNNNNNNNNNNNNNNNNNNNNNNNNNNNNNNNNNNNNNNNNNNNNNNNNNNNNNNNNNNNNNNNNNNNNNNNNNNNNNNNNNNNNNNNNNNNNNNNNNNNNNNNNNNNNNNNNNNNNNNNNNNNNNNNNNNNNNNNNNNNNNNNNNNNNNNNNNNNNNNNNNNNNNNNNNNNNNNNNNNNNNNNNNNNNNNNNNNNNNNNNNNNNNNNNNNNNNNNNNNNNNNNNNNNNNNNNNNNNNNNNNNNNNNNNNNNNNNNNNNNNNNNNNNNNNNNNNNNNNNNNNNNNNNNNNNNNNNNNNNNNNNNNNNNNNNNNNNNNNNNNNNNNNNNNNNNNNNNNNNNNNNNNNNNNNNNNNNNNNNNNNNNNNNNNNNNNNNNNNNNNNNNNNNNNNNNNNNNNNNNNNNNNNNNNNNNNNNNNNNNNNNNNNNNNNNNNNNNNNNNNNNNNNNNNNNNNNNNNNNNNNNNNNNNNNNNNNNNNNNNNNNNNNNNNNNNNNNNNNNNNNNNNNNNNNNNNNNNNNNNNNNNNNNNNNNNNNNNNNNNNNNNNNNNNNNNNNNNNNNNNNNNNNNNNNNNNNNNNNNNNNNNNNNNNNNNNNNNNNNNNNNNNNNNNNNNNNNNNNNNNNNNNNNNNNNNNNNNNNNNNNNNNNNNNNNNNNNNNNNNNNNNNNNNNNNNNNNNNNNNNNNNNNNNNNNNNNNNNNNNNNNNNNNNNNNNNNNNNNNNNNNNNNNNNNNNNNNNNNNNNNNNNNNNNNNNNNNNNNNNNNNNNNNNNNNNNNNNNNNNNNNNNNNNNNNNNNNNNNNNNNNNNNNNNNNNNNNNNNNNNNNNNNNNNNNNNNNNNNNNNNNNNNNNNNNNNNNNNNNNNNNNNNNNNNNNNNNNNNNNNNNNNNNNNNNNNNNNNNNNNNNNNNNNNNNNNNNNNNNNNNNNNNNNNNNNNNNNNNNNNNNNNNNNNNNNNNNNNNNNNNNNNNNNNNNNNNNNNNNNNNNNNNNNNNNNNNNNNNNNNNNNNNNNNNNNNNNNNNNNNNNNNNNNNNNNNNNNNNNNNNNNNNNNNNNNNNNNNNNNNNNNNNNNNNNNNNNNNNNNNNNNNNNNNNNNNNNNNNNNNNNNNNNNNNNNNNNNNNNNNNNNNNNNNNNNNNNNNNNNNNNNNNNNNNNNNNNNNNNNNNNNNNNNNNNNNNNNNNNNNNNNNNNNNNNNNNNNNNNNNNNNNNNNNNNNNNNNNNNNNNNNNNNNNNNNNNNNNNNNNNNNNNNNNNNNNNNNNNNNNNNNNNNNNNNNNNNNNNNNNNNNNNNNNNNNNNNNNNNNNNNNNNNNNNNNNNNNNNNNNNNNNNNNNNNNNNNNNNNNNNNNNNNNNNNNNNNNNNNNNNNNNNNNNNNNNNNNNNNNNNNNNNNNNNNNNNNNNNNNNNNNNNNNNNNNNNNNNNNNNNNNNNNNNNNNNNNNNNNNNNNNNNNNNNNNNNNNNNNNNNNNNNNNNNNNNNNNNNNNNNNNNNNNNNNNNNNNNNNNNNNNNNNNNNNNNNNNNNNNNNNNNNNNNNNNNNNNNNNNNNNNNNNNNNNNNNNNNNNNNNNNNNNNNNNNNNNNNNNNNNNNNNNNNNNNNNNNNNNNNNNNNNNNNNNNNNNNNNNNNNNNNNNNNNNNNNNNNNNNNNNNNNNNNNNNNNNNNNNNNNNNNNNNNNNNNNNNNNNNNNNNNNNNNNNNNNNNNNNNNNNNNNNNNNNNNNNNNNNNNNNNNNNNNNNNNNNNNNNNNNNNNNNNNNNNNNNNNNNNNNNNNNNNNNNNNNNNNNNNNNNNNNNNNNNNNNNNNNNNNNNNNNNNNNNNNNNNNNNNNNNNNNNNNNNNNNNNNNNNNNNNNNNNNNNNNNNNNNNNNNNNNNNNNNNNNNNNNNNNNNNNNNNNNNNNNNNNNNNNNNNNNNNNNNNNNNNNNNNNNNNNNNNNNNNNNNNNNNATCTGGGAAACCAGATGTTACACAGAGCGCAGTATAGACGGGGAAAGCATAAAGTCATACAGATTTGTGAGATGAGGTCAGCCAGGTAATGGGAAGGTATGAATGGATTGGCAGAGGTGGGGTCGGGGAAGGTGCTGGTGAGATGATTTCTTCCCCTGCAACGTCCTTCTGAATGTCTTGTTCCTCTTACATTCCCTTCTCAGGCAAGCTGATGGTGTTTCATATCCTGTGCCACCCTCTGACAGAGAAAGACCTGGAACTTCATCCACAATTGGGGAGCAGTATTTGGTTTCCTGCTTGAGTGATTGGACTTCTGTGGAAGTTTCTCAATACTCGATGTTTCCTTTGAcagttgtttggttgtttggggtTCTGTTAGAATTCCTCGTACTCATAAGTTCACAGATCTCCTTTGGTAACTGCTTTGGGAAAGCAGCAGGTGTGGGGAGGTTCTTCATCAGCCTTTGAAAAAACATGTGAAAGATCATTAAGGACGTTTGAATTGGTGGACCATACTGGCATTCTTAAGCAGTGTAAGGTGTAAGATTCTGGCAAAGGGTTCTAATAAAACACTGCAGTATCAGGCTACGCCTTTGATGTTGgtcccttttctttgtcttcgCTAATCCAACCTAGTGGTCAAATTTCTATGCAAGGCAGTCTCCGAGGACTGGAAAGGCTTCATGATCTCCCAAGAGTTACAATCTAGCAGGTGGGAGTGGAAACAAGATGTAAATTGCTTCTTTCACGTCCACAGCCACTTAGGTTGTGTTAGACCTTGACTATCTGATTAAAGCAGATTGTATTTAAAAGTGCAGGAGGGCCTGGCTAGACTACTGCCGGAGTTACCTGACAGAGCAACATGTTTTAAATCAAAGTGGTTCATGTGGTTCACTTGGCACATGATTTAACTAACACGGATTTAACAAGTGTTCATTTAAGTCCTTTACAGAGTAAATTGTCTTCTAGGAATTTTTGCTGATACTACTAGTTTCCTGAAGATTAATCTGTTACTGTTTGCTCTAATAAAGATACAGGTGGGCACATGATTCTGAGTCTTGGTTTTGCCCTCTAGACTCTGATCTCTTAGATTACTTATAGTACTAAGAATAAGTGTTTGTGGCAGGGCCTAGTGCTCTATGACTCTAATTCCAGGACtgtgaaaggaaagggaggaagaggtttGTGAGTTTTTTTATGGATTaacattattaagcaatattaatatatatgatttgagcggataaaccaaacagcagaccacgccaaggtgattccacgtgagaggtttattaagcagggatggggagtggcaaagcgggtagaagagtagagaagagagagagaaagagNNNNNNNNNNNNNNNNNNNNNNNNNNNNNNNNNNNNNNNNNNNNNNNNNNNNNNNNNNNNNNNNNNNNNNNNNNNNNNNNNNNNNNNNNNNNNNNNNNNNNNNNNNNNNNNNNNNNNNNNNNNNNNNNNNNNNNNNNNNNNNNNNNNNNNNNNNNNNNNNNNNNNNNNNNNNNNNNNNNNNNNNNNNNNNNNNNNNNNNNNNNNNNNNNNNNNNNNNNNNNNNNNNNNNNNNNNNNNNNNNNNNNNNNNNNNNNNNNNNNNNNNNNNNNNNNNNNNNNNNNNNNNNNNNNNNNNNNNNNNNNNNNNNNNNNNNNNNNNNNNNNNNNNNNNNNNNNNNNNNNNNNNNNNNNNNNNNNNNNNNNNNNNNNNNNNNNNNNNNNNNNNNNNNNNNNNNNNNNNNNNNNNNNNNNNNNNNNNNNNNNNNNNNNNNNNNNNNNNNNNNNNNNNNNNNNNNNNNNNNNNNNNNNNNNNNNNNNNNNNNNNNNNNNNNNNNNNNNNNNNNNNNNNNNNNNNNNNNNNNNNNNNNNNNNNNNNNNNNNNNNNNNNNNNNNNNNNNNNNNNNNNNNNNNNNNNNNNNNNNNNNNNNNNNNNNNNNNNNNNNNNNNNNNNNNNNNNNNNNNNNNNNNNNNNNNNNNNNNNNNNNNNNNNNNNNNNNNNNNNNNNNNNNNNNNNNNNNNNNNNNNNNNNNNNNNNNNNNNTCCATATTGTGCACAGTCAAGGTCCCTTTAAATGCTTCATTACTTCCTCTGGAGTAAGAAGGTCTCTTGGACCCTGACTCTGTGTTGTTGTAGGTATTAATCTCCAAGAAACTTTGATCATTTGATTCTGACAgcagtgtgtgttttaaatagtcAGGGTCATTGTTAGGCTCCCACGTAAGATGTGCTGAGGTGGATCTCGGATGGTCAGGTCCTATCAGGACACCAGCCTCTTGCAGCTACAGAGGCTGCAATGTGGTGAAGACTGAGAAGGAACCTCACAGAATTCCTTATAGGCACAGAGGGGAGTAGTCTGAGTTTAGAGGGCAGGAGTCTGAGCTTAGCAGATGAATAAGGGAACCAGAAAGGGCTTAGGCATGAATTTgtgtgttttcagacagggtaTCCCTATGCAATCCTGGTAATCCTTAAACTATGAAGACCTGGGTGGCTGTGAATTTACAGAGGtctgtcagcctctgcctctgggtgctgggattaatgttgtgagccaccacacttggccaCTAAGGCAGGAATTTAAAAGTCCTATTATCATTGCAACTTTACCCAGNCACTGTTTCACACTCCTGGGAACTTCTGTGATCTTACAGGGTAATCAACACCATGTGCTTGACAAGCCTGATGGCTCACTGTGTATGCCTTGGATTCGAAAGGGAatgctgaaggaaaagaaaaagaaagaatgaacgggaaagaaagaaagaaagaaagaaagaaagaaagaaagaaagaaagaaagaaagaaagaaaggagataaagcaaacaagcaagcaacaagAACAAAGGCCAAAGGAATGAAATCCTAAGAGCTAACAGCTGTAGGCTGATGAGAAACCAGTGATCTTTCCTCTTAAATGTAAATAACTCTTCAAAGAcaggggtggtggcgcacacctttaatcccagcaccagggaggcagaggcaggtggatctctgagtttgaagccagcctcatctacagagtgaggaccaggacagccagggctatagagaaatcctgcctccaataaacaaaaaacaaaaccaaatttcttCTAAAGCAGGATGGAGaagcacacatctataatcctagttCTCAGGAGATTGAGACAGACATGAAGAATGCAGCTCTAGTCTGTGCTATCTAaagagttccagagcagcctgcGCCACCAAGAACCCCACCTCCACACAATGAAACAAGGGAACAAAGAAAAACCCCAAGTCTCCTGTGAAGTTTCTTAATGAGTCAAGATCATAAAACCTGTTCAACAGAGAATCCTGGTAGACAGGGAAATATTTTAGAACTAAGGGGTCTGGGTTCCAGACTggcaccaaacaaacaaaaccataaaaaacatgaacaacaaaaaactcaaaacaacaaaagccaaaccaaaccaaccaaccaaacataccCAAAGAAGCTAATGTCTTCCTGCTGCCATGGTGACTAGTTGACAATTAGCTGTACAGCCTCAGGAAGGAAGGTGACAAACTTGAGTACAGCCAGCCTGGCTATTTAGTGAAACccagatttcaaaacaaaacaaaacaaaacaaaaaccaaaaagaaaaaacaacaaaaacaagtaatCAAACAAAAGCCCCAAATAAATCAGGAGAATCTCTGAAATTACCAAAGGGAATCTGAGGCAATTGTGTTCAGCTTCCCCAGGGCACTGCAATGATTCAATGAAGCCTGCTTTCCTTGAGTACACTCTCATGGTTCCTCGCTTTCTGTCAGTGTGGTATTTCATCAAAAGATCCttactcacaaagaccacagagaccaccaCCATTGCTGCAAactgcatgaggatttttattgatccaacatgttggggactcccctctcagcactcagggcacagtagagacccagaacaaagaacatTCATTCTtcttataccttgtaaggggcagatttgggCAACAGGGTTTTCactggtgtagcaagtaaccctttcaggcattggttggtttgcatagtgactaagtaaccctttggcctagtgactcactttgcttgcccccgTGGTGGGTTATtgtgatttggtcagcaaagcaatagtacattttgaacttatggatcaGCTATTAATGTCACTGCTATCAGAGGAATTTTCACAACAATGTCAGGGTGctttgtggtctttgtcagaattcagtgtggggtgaggggcaggagaattgctgatcttgttatggttatttctctgagaacagttaatattgttttggcagctgtaggCTCAGTCATTGTGaccactaaaactatgtttttacatttgtttagtcagccagcttccttatctggctctgcacttggcctgctagtacagtttggaaagtccttttcgaagggggaaggtactgggtggtcttgaattcattttggatatcaCATCACCTCCtttcaggaggcaggagtggttttttgagtgggtggggtggggagggggtgtcagtcacctttaacctcagcacctGGAGCGATCAGGCAGCCTGGTCTAGTTAGAGCGGCTCTGACCAGCCGCAGCTACACGAGGTCCTGTCTTAAGGAGGGAAGACCTGTAGAGATCCTTCTCCTCCAGCTCATTCATCTCTCAGCAGCCTTCAACCCCTTCTACTCCACGGTCTGCAGATCTGCTCCAGAATCTTTGAtagtataaagaagaaaatgttgggTGTTTGGACATTCAAGTGAAGACTAAACCTATCTAAGAGTGATCACAGGGAGTGTCGANGGGAGAAGCTAGAGACATTTGAGCCTCCTCCCTAAGGTGGGTCAAAGCTCCGTCCTTGGGAGTGAGTACACATATATAGCTCCTAAGACCGGAACTGCCNNNNNNNNNNNNNNNNNNNNNNNNNNNNNNNNNNNNNNNNNNNNNNNNNNNNNNNNNNNNNNNNNNNNNNNNNNNNNNNNNNNNNNNNNNNNNNNNNNNNNNNNNNNNNNNNNNNNNNNNNNNNNNNNNNNNNNNNNNNNNNNNNNNNNNNNNNNNNNNNNNNNNNNNNNNNNNNNNNNNNNNNNNNNNNNNNNNNNNNNNNNNNNNNNNNNNNNNNNNNNNNNNNNNNNNNNNNNNNNNNNNNNNNNNNNNNNNNNNNNNNNNNNNNNNNNNNNNNNNNNNNNNNNNNNNNNNNNNNNNNNNNNNNNNNNNNNNNNNNNNNNNNNNNNNNNNNNNNNNNNNNNNNNNNNNNNNNNNNNNNNNNNNNNNNNNNNNNNNNNNNNNNNNNNNNNNNNNNNNNNNNNNNNNNNNNNNNNNNNNNNNNNNNNNNNNNNNNNNNNNNNNNNNNNNNNNNNNNNNNNNNNNNNNNNNNNNNNNNNNNNNNNNNNNNNNNNNNNNNNNNNNNNNNNNNNNNNNNNNNNNNNNNNNNNNNNNNNNNNNNNNNNNNNNNNNNNNNNNNNNNNNNNNNNNNNNNNNNNNNNNNNNNNNNNNNNNNNNNNNNNNNNNNNNNNNNNNNNNNNNNNNNNNNNNNNNNNNNNNNNNNNNNNNNNNNNNNNNNNNNNNNNNNNNNNNNNNNNNNNNNNNNNNNNNNNNNNNNNNNNNNNNNNNNNNNNNNNNNNNNNNNNNNNNNNNNNNNNNNNNNNNNNNNNNagtggttgctgggaattgaaatccgGACTTCTGGAGGAAATCCAGATGCTTTGATGCCTCTTTAGGAGTAGCTGTAAAGCACCACAGCTCCTGAAGGGTCTCTCAGTNATCTGGGAAACCAGATGTTACACAGAGCGCAGTATAGACGGGGAAAGCATAAAGTCATATGGGTTCATGGGATGATGTCAGTGAGGGTGTGGGAAGGCATGGATGGATTATATGTGGGGGTCTGGCTGGGTTGTttttgccccccacccctgcccctcttCAATGTCCTTCTGAATGTCTTGTTCCTCTTACATTCCCTTCTCAGGCAAGCTGATGCTACTCCATATCCGGACTCATCCTCTGACGAATCAAGACCTCCATATTCATCTGATATCAGGGAGCAGTGGTTAGGTCCCTGATTGAGTGATTGGACTTCTGTGGTAGTTCCTAGTTACTTGATGTTTCCTTTGatatttgtttggttgtttgggttGTTAGAATTTCTTGTATTCATAAGTTCACAGACATTCTTTGGTAATTTCTTGAGGAAATCAGCCAGTGGGCTAGGGGAAGGACCTTCTTCATTAGCCTTTgaaaaaacaagtgaaagataGTTAAGGAAGTTTGATTTGGTGGACCATACTGGGAATTTCAGGCAGTGAAAGATTACACACTTCTAGGTGTAAGATTCTGGCAAAGGTATCTAATGAAACACATTGCTGTGACAGGCAACGCCTTTGATGTTGGGTTCTTTTCTTTGTCTACACTAATCAAAGGAGCAGTGGAATTTCTGGGCAAGGCAGTCTCCAAGGTCTGGGAAGGCTACATTATCTCCCAAGAGTTGCAATCATGGAGGTTGGAGCAGAAACAAGATATAAATTGCTTCTCTCACATCAACAGCACCTTTGGCTGTGTTAGACCAGGAGTGTCTGATTAaagcaaattatattta encodes the following:
- the LOC110321346 gene encoding KH homology domain-containing protein 1A-like; this encodes MSDPRRKGWWNVPDYFHSPLVFDMEEDQEDYIFGKMMLLQIRDHPLTEHDLELHAESGSSLWIAIMNDTTSVEEVPHFLRFPLTVAWLFWGFARIIRIHNFTDLHW